AAGGATCTCGCTCTCAACGACCCCGTGCTCCCCGGCGACCCCGCCAAGAACGCCGCCCTCTACTTCCCCGAAGTCCTGGCCCCCGACCCCCTCCAGGACGGCAAGATCAGGGCCTTCCCGCCCTGCGGCGTCATGGCCGGCGTGCTGGCCCGTACCGATGCCCAGCGTGGGGTCTGGAAGGCGGCGGCCGGCACGGACGCCTCGCTCGCCGGAGTCACCGGGCTCACCACGGTGCTCACCGACCGAGAGAACGGGCTGCTGAACCCGCTCGGTGTCAACTGCCTTCGTCAGCTCCCCCTGGTGGGGCCGGTGGCCTGGGGCGCGCGCACCCTGCGCGGTGCGGACCGGCTCGCCGACGAGTGGAAGTACCTGCCCGTCCGCCGCCTCGCGCTCTTCGTGGAGGAGAGCCTGTTCCGCGGCACCCAGTGGGTGGTGTTCGAGCCCAACGACGAACCCCTGTGGTCGTCGATCCGGCTGAACGTCGGGGCGTTCATGAACTCCCTGTTCCGCGAGGGCGCGTTCCAGGGGCGCACCCCCGACGAGGCGTACCTCGTCAAGTGCGACCGGGAGAACAACCCGCAGAACGACATCGACCGGGGCATCGTCAACATCCAGGTCGGCTTCGCACCGCTGAAGCCGGCCGAGTTCGTGATCATCCACATCGAGCAGCTCGCCGGCCAGATCCAGACCTAGCAGGAGGACGTCCGATGCCGGACATCACGCGCAGGGACCCCTTCAAGAATTTCCGGTTCCGGGTGAAGTTCAGCGGGTCCACCGAGTACATCGCCGGGGTCAGCAAAGTCAGCGGCCTCAAGCGGACCACCGAGGTGATCAAACACCGCGACGGCGGCAGCCCCGGCACCAGCCGCAAGCTCCCGGGCCGTACCGAGTACGAGCCCGTCACCCTGGAGCGGGGCTGCACCACCGACCCCGTCTTCGAGGAGTGGGCCAACCGGGTCTGGAGCTTCCGCAACGCCACCGGATCGCTGGAGACCTCGCTGAAGGACTTCCGGCGGGACCTCATCGTCGACGTGTTCGACGAAGGCGGCCAGAAGGTGCTCTCGTACTCCGTGCACGACTGCTGGGTCTCGGAGTACCAGGCACTGCCGGACCTCGACGCCAACGCCAACGCGGTCGCGTTCGAGCACATCAAGCTCGAACACCACGGCTGGGTGCGCGAGCGTACCGAGCCGCCGCAGCTGACGCAGTTCAGTGACACGGCTTCGGGATGACCCGGTGACGGCCGAACTGACCGAAGCCCGGCTCCTGGACATCTGGGAGACGGGCAACGGACAGGAACCGCCGGCCCGCGCCCTGCTGCTCGCTGCTGCCGCGGCGGCGCTGCCCGGGCCGGCCGGGAACGGGCAGCCGGGGCCGCAGTCCGGGGCGCAGCCGGACCCGCGGCCCGTGGCCGAACGCACCCTGGCCGCCCGCAACGCACTCCTGCTCGACCTGCGCGAACGCTGCTTCGGTACGGCGCTTCCGTGCGTCGCCGACTGCCCGCACTGTG
Above is a genomic segment from Streptomyces sp. NBC_01233 containing:
- a CDS encoding phage tail protein → MPDITRRDPFKNFRFRVKFSGSTEYIAGVSKVSGLKRTTEVIKHRDGGSPGTSRKLPGRTEYEPVTLERGCTTDPVFEEWANRVWSFRNATGSLETSLKDFRRDLIVDVFDEGGQKVLSYSVHDCWVSEYQALPDLDANANAVAFEHIKLEHHGWVRERTEPPQLTQFSDTASG